The Catharus ustulatus isolate bCatUst1 chromosome 17, bCatUst1.pri.v2, whole genome shotgun sequence genome includes the window AAGCAGAGATTTGGGGTGGTAATGTGAGAGACcagtctgtgctgctccctgctgtgcccaccctgctccaTGCCCTGGCTTCCAGGCTCAGGCAAGCATGGAGCTGAGGTCAGGACTGCTGCTCAGGTGACTGAGAACCTGcttcacaaaagcaaaacagagggggaaaaggcCTGGAGGGAGAGATGGGGCATCACTCTTAGTTGCATGGTTTTGATGTTCTGCTTATAGCAGCCAGCACCTCCTGTGTGTTTGCCAACACATAGCTGATATCCAGCAGTTCTCATCATGCCTGAATGATACAGGGAGTCTGTGCACAGCCACCAGGATCCATCCCttgggccagcacagcagcagtagTCCTGGCCCCAGAACACATCCTGCAGGCAAGGGGCAGGGGTGCAGAAGAGGagccagggagagctgcaggacatTCTACTTCCTTATGCTCAGGCCTCTCCTTTGAGCTCTGGGCTCACAAATTGTCCCCTCACATCTTGTGATAAGATCTGGGGAATGGGCATATGGAGAAGTGGCTCTGTCTAGTGTAGGTGTTGATGTGTTTAGGTTTGTCTTTCCTAAGAGCCAGCCTCACATCCTCACTCACAGGGTACAAGAGAAAAGCTTGCACAGGGCAGACTGAGAAAGCATTGGGAAGTAATGGCTGGGCATcagcttttcttccccaaaCTTGGATTTCTAATTCTCACCATTTATCAAGATAATCATAAAACTTCAGGGGCTGAATTTGCATTTACAAGGCTTGAATTCAGCAGGGTCAGACTGCAGCTTTCTCTGCATTAGGTACTCAGGACAATGCAACACCACTGGACGTGCATCCAaccaccccagcagctccccaggtgGCCACAGTCCCTCTCAGGATGGGCATGATGTGACAGCACCACCAACACCACAGCAAATCCACTTCCAGCTCCTTGGGGTGACTCACCCCCCTTGTACAGCCTGCCATGCACTGGGTGCAGCATTAAATACAGGGGTGGGTGCCCTGTTGTTGCTTGGTCAGGGTATTgtcccatggcagcagcagggacagtccTGCAAATCCCTTCAAATCCCAGGAGGAAGGtaccagctctgcctgggcagAGCTTGATCAGTAGGATAGGGTATGAAACTTCCCTCCCAGGCTAGCAGGGAGGGAATCACCCCTCCAGCCTGGTTCCCCAGGGACggcacagcatccctgcccttcaCTCCTTGTCTTGGTGCACAACATATTCTCACCTTGAGAAGAGTGGAAATGGCAGCTGGAATgtgggctggaaaaaaaaaagggaaaaaaaagaaaatcttgagGCTTGTCCAAACCTACTCATGTTTATATTGGAGCCTGTGAGTGACATCAGAGCAGGGAGAGTATAAACACCAGCAGGACCTACTCTGGGCTTTAAAACCTGCGAACACGCCACTGCCTCCAAACTGCCTGGGGGGTGATGTGCTGAAGTGCACGGGGGAGAGCACCATGAGGCTCcagctggagaagcagctcctcttcctctccctcctctgcatTCTCTCCAAGGTAAGGGAGATGGGGCACTGGGGCAGCTTTAGCCATGGAGCACCCGGTTCTGGCAGAGCGCGGTGCAGAGGGACTGGGTGTCACCACGAGCTATCGCCGGCcggcagccaggctgtgccgaTGCTCGGGAGAGGTgtttgggatgcagcagcagggtcTGAGCGTTCCTGGGCCCGAGGCTCCGCTGTGCGGGTCCCTGGAGCACGCAGGAATGCCAGCAATGCGCTGCTCGCTCGCCGTCCCTGCAGCTCTCCGGGCTGGCTGCGCTCGGTCCCCCCGAGCCAGCGAGCGGCAGCTGGGCGGCAGCGGCTCCTCCAGGCTCCTCCAGGCTCCTCCAGGCTCCTCCAGGCTCCTCCATCCCCGCCCAGGCTCCCGAGGCAGGGGCCAAGCCACGAGCACCAGCCCTGGCATTACTCAGCCCTCCCCACTTCTCGGAACGCTCACGCCAAGCCAGTGCCTCCGATGGGATTTGGGTTgttgcagagattttttttttttttttctcttggactctgtgtaaaaatatttgcctgTGCAGAGAACAGGAATGCTGAAAAATTTAGGGCATCTCAGCTTCGAGTTCTAATTGCTGCTTGAatccccaggcagggatgtCATGGCAATGCCTTGCCTATTTGACTCTTTTCCCAGAAAGTTCAGATCTGTCAGAAGCCACACTGTCATCTGAAGACAAGTAAATTACAAGGAGCAGGGGGAAATGGATTTATGGCTTGGCTAATCTTTCTAAAACATTGATTTGTAATAACAGCCTcctgaaagatgaaaaatgcCCTTGGCTGCCTCGTAAGCTGTAACAGTGCAATGATTCTTGCCCCAGGTACTCACGAGTGCCTGGAGAATCACCAAGGAACATCGTGCTGCCAGCCCAAACCTGGCCACCACAGCCAGTCCCCAGGTCCCTGCCACATTAATAATGTTGATCACTGACAGAGCTAGAACAAGACCCAGATTACCCAATCCATTCTGGATATATTTTAACTCCAATTACTGGCACTGACACTCCTACAGCCCCACGAAAAGCATCTGAACTGCTGCAAATGGGGAACAGACAGAGCACCAGCAGCTACCCTCTCTGTCTGACTCATCATGTCAGACCTGATGCCACTGGGAgaacctgaaagaaaaagaaaagtggtaTCTAAAACCTGCATGGTCTGGCTGAACCCATGGCTCTCCTGGCAGACTCAGCAaccacagcagtgcctggagcagggcagggatgagtGGTTTGGTTTGCACACGCTGGCCCTGCATCCAGCAGCATGAGcatggtgctgagcagcagggctgccaggaggCTCACATGCACTGTCAGGCCAGTACTGGCAAAGGATTCACTTCCAAACTGCAGAGCCAACTCTCTTGGCTTCAGCTCTGTCACATGTGACATGATGGGAGCTCTAGAGCTGCCTGAAAAAGCTGTTGGTGCCAGGGTGGTTGTGCAAGCAGGATGAGCCAAGGGTGTAAACATCCACCTGCCCAGGAGAACTCCTGTGGGCACCTCCCTAGCAGACAGTTGGCTAAGTGcagtgcacagccctgccaacAGCTCCCAGACCTTGAAAACGTGCCTATCTCTGGGCTCCTCGCCCAGTGGGCCAGCCCAGGTAaggatgctgcagccagggacaAGCAGAGGATGCAGCTGGACCAGTGAGGAATGCAGTGAGGTCTGCCTGGCTTCAGATCCCCACTGCTGATGCAATGTCCTGTTTCTTGGCATGAATGACAGCTCTTAAGACTGCTAGGAGTGAGGTGTGTGCACTCACCACGTGAATTCAGTCCCTGCTGGGGGACAGCCTGCTGCCTCGGGGGCAGGCATGGGGGTGGGctgctttccctccctcccttcctctctcctactgggctgcttggggctgctgaccTCATTAAATAACCACCACTGCTTGGGAGCTGGTAgccccatcctcctcctgtgTCTTCAGAGCACATTAAAGTCCCCATCTTGCAGAGTGCTGAGCCTCTCAGCATCCTTGGTTCTCCTTGGTTTTCCATAGGTGCTCTTCAGAGGGGACAGTAGCTTTGCAGGATGCTCTGAGATAGTCCCATGAATTTGCAGAGCCTCCCTCCACCAAAAATCTGCCCCCATGACTGAGACAAGGTTACCTGGCTGTCTCAGTGACAAAGCAGCTGTTGGCCAAAAACCACCTGTATGGATTCAGCTTTGCCTCCGCAggtctgtgcccagctgtgccgGAGACCATGCTACTGCCCCTGGGTGCCACCCCGCTGCCCCCGCGGCTCCCCCCTGGTCCTGGACGGATGTGGCTGCTGCAAGATCTGTGCTCGGCGCCTGGGAGAGCCCTGCGACTTCCTGCACGTCTGTGACCAGAGCCAGGGGCTCGTCTGTGACTACAGCTCAgcatctgcagggacaggaggcacCTGCAACTGTGAGCAGAAGGGTGCCCATTTCCCTGGGGATACCCAGGCACtacagcccagcacacagcccagcccagtcaTGACCTCACATGGCTACAGGCATCCCTCAGCACCACCAGGGAAGTGGTTACGGCTAGGAAAGCAGCTTTCCTGAGGATGATACATGCAGcttggctgtggggctgtgaccCATCTCCTGCCACCTCTTGTGCTGCTTTCTGACTGAGAATTCAGGGTGGTTTCAGTGAGAATGgacaggggggtcccagggatgctgcagttACCCAGCCAAGCCTGGGGCCTGGGAGTCCTGCAGAGAAATCTCAGAGAAACTTTTCCTAGCCTGGAAGGCCTGAAGGCAGGATCAGAACCAAAGGGAGGGCGGGCTCTCACAGCTTGTGAGCTGTTGCTTTGAAAAAAACGGAGAGATGAGGAgagagggcaggggaggggaggatgtTGAATGATGAAGATGCTACTGCACACCACTCAGTCACTTCTGTGGTCCCCCCACTTCAATCCCTTTGTTCAGCCCCACATTAcccccagcgctgcccctgCCATCCCCATCTCTGTGCCACGCTGTCCCTGACGGGCTCCCCGGCTGTCACTTGCAGTTGAGGACGATGAGGAGGGCTGCGAGGTGAACGGCCGGGTCTATCGCGACGGGGAGgttttccagcccagctgcaaaATCCAGTGCCACTGCTTGGACGGGGGCTTCACCTGCATCCCGCTGTGCCAGGAGGATGTCCGGCTGCCCACCCCGGACTGCCCCCACCCCCGGCGCGTGGAGATCCCCGGCAAGTGCTGCCCCGAGTGGATCTGTGAAGCTCCGGACCAGCACCTCCTGCGGGATGCCAGGGCAGGTaagaggcagctccagggaggggATGCCCACGGAAATCTCTGGGGATGGCTCAGAAACATCAGCAGGAGACTTCTCTGCCAcgcagggctgtgcctgcagcagcacagggaaccGCACAGCACCTGCTCCAACCTCCCTTTCCCCCCTCACGTCCTTTCTTGCAGCCCCCGGGGCAGTGTCCCCGCTGCTGCGACACCCCTGCCAGGAGTGGGGCACGGAGTGGAGCGCCTGCTCGGCCACCTGCGGGCTGGGCTTTGCCACCCGCGTGTCCAACCAGAACCGCTACTGCCGGCTGGAGACCCAGAGGCGGCTCTGCATGCTCCGAGcctgcccggcgctgcccgcaGCGTTCCCGGTGAGTGAGGGCtgggtggagctgctgggcagcacGGCTGGGTGACACAGGGAAGTGCCAGCCAGCACGAACCACGGGATCCCCACTGCCCTGTGGGCCCCCATCAGCCCTCCTCAGCCATGGGCTGTctcagggacacaggaaccATCTCCTGAAACTCGGCTTGGGGAACAGCCGATGGCAGTGCACaccagaattttggggtctctggatGTCTGAATCCAGGAGCACTGTGGATCTCACACGGGTGAGCTCGGCCTGCCCCTATGGCCAGAGATGGATTTGCAGCTCCTGCCGGGctccctgggcacacctgggaggTGGCTCTGCCTCCCCTTTATCAGCCTGACACAACCACAGTGTTAATCTGCCTTTCTGGCATGCAGGTGGCACTTTCTGCCCACATCTTTCCCCCTGTACTGCCACTGCCAtgtgccctgctccccagctgtgAGGACACACTGCCACCCCTCTCCATCTCCCCACTGATCTCCATTCTGCCTTTCCAGGGGAGAAGAGGAGCTCATCTGTAGCTGTGCCCACCCCGGATTCACCATGGAGCCAACTCCTCATCCTGGCAAAGAGTCTGGCACAAACCCATGGCACTGTGGTTATGGTGAAGATGGAGGATGTTTCCATTGGGAAAACAGAGAAGACATTATCGACTTTGGCTGCAAAGGAGGCTGGAAACAGGAGAACAAGATCCCCATGTCACCCATCACCTGCCTCCTCTGCAcacccctctgccccaggcagggTTAGTGGGCAGCATTCCGAGTTCCTTAGGCTgaatgaaatgggaaatggggaaatccTGCTCCAAGCATAAACCCAAGAAACCAGGAATTGGTCCTTTCCTGGATCAGTGGGGCTTCTGAAGGGGTGATGCTGCTTCTCTGCCACATcatgcagctctgctttgcaggGATTTCAAGAGAGACCATCTCCAGCACCTGAAAGCCAAAATCCCTGGAGGGAAGGCTCCTGCCCAGGTccccagggagggagcaggtgTTCAAGCCGCACCCCACAAGCCGCTGCCacaccaggctgagctgctggaccatgcaggagctcagccagcCCATGGTACCCACCCTGCAATCCAGCAGCCACCTTCCCGGGCATGGGCCGGCTCCTCCTGATGGCAGCTCTAATTCACCTTCCCCTCGTCCCTCCAGAACAAACACGAGCCTTCCCGCTCTGCCTGGCCTCCTCCTCTCCAAGGCGCTGGTGGTTTGGCAGGGCTTCGGCAAGCGAGGAGCTCAGACAGCGGAGCCTCCGCTCCGCAGCACCAGACATACCGCCTGCCATCCAAGCACATTCCCCGCGAGCCGGGGCCGGGGGAAAAGcggg containing:
- the CCN5 gene encoding CCN family member 5, with the protein product MRLQLEKQLLFLSLLCILSKVCAQLCRRPCYCPWVPPRCPRGSPLVLDGCGCCKICARRLGEPCDFLHVCDQSQGLVCDYSSASAGTGGTCNFEDDEEGCEVNGRVYRDGEVFQPSCKIQCHCLDGGFTCIPLCQEDVRLPTPDCPHPRRVEIPGKCCPEWICEAPDQHLLRDARAAPGAVSPLLRHPCQEWGTEWSACSATCGLGFATRVSNQNRYCRLETQRRLCMLRACPALPAAFPGRRGAHL